Proteins encoded in a region of the Lycorma delicatula isolate Av1 chromosome 6, ASM4794821v1, whole genome shotgun sequence genome:
- the LOC142326947 gene encoding uncharacterized protein LOC142326947, protein MGTEREQKRKKEDLIEICPSRIRFKFLLLPRLPIHHLLQTLLLKSIWNLLQEIKQIELEENLNAGLDEEMEVSDAEEETPRKKTKKENDSVVSLKEENDSLRCQLEAYKNEVDLVRSDLRAEIDQKEKQLKLVQQTLQGMQQQLIESKKRQTEDELKVAELQARLEKEKGYKKEEKVDGDDDVTYMGESGDIGDSLCSPSERILMYLSEIDAKLIGWPDLVRGSFSTNLHPSSCAGVDYIWSYLHKMDSTIKPGDVEMLMGRFPTVFQQQLYITVCHKTTLLGQKDFHYYLMKSLMK, encoded by the exons ATGGGTACTGAAAGGgagcaaaagagaaaaaaagaagatctTATTGAAATTTGTCCTAGCAGAATAAGATTTAAATTCCTACTTCTTCCTCGTCTACCAATCCACCATCTCCTTCAAACTTT atTGTTAAAATCTATTTGGAATCTTTTACAGGAGATAAAACAGATTGAGTTAGAAGAGAATCTTAATGCTGGTTTAGATGAGGAAATGGAAGTATCTGATGCTGAAGAAGAAACACCacgaaagaaaactaaaaaagaaaatgatagtgTTGTTTCGCTTAAA GAAGAAAACGACAGTCTTCGATGTCAATTGGAAGCTTATAAGAATGAAGTGGATCTTGTGAGATCTGATCTTAGAGCTGAAATTgatcaaaaagaaaaacagttaaaattagtACAACAAACATTACAAGGAATGCAACAG caATTAATTGAATCTAAAAAACGACAAACAGAAGATGAACTTAAAGTTGCAGAATTACAAGCACgactggaaaaagaaaaagggtataaaaaagaagaaaaagtggaTGGTGATGATGATGTGACTTACATGGGTGAAAGTGGAGACATAGGTGATTCATTGTGTAGTCCTTCTGAAAGGATATTGATGTACCTGTCCGAGATAGATGCTAAACTTATAG GCTGGCCAGACTTGGTGAGGGGGTCATTTTCGACTAATTTGCATCCATCATCATGTGCAGGTGTTGATTACATCTGGTCGTATTTACATAAAATGGATTCTACAATAAAGCCAGGTGATGTTGAAATGCTCATGGGTCGATTTCCAACTGTGTTTCAACAACAACTTTATATAACTGTCTGTCATAAAACAACCTTATTAGGACAAAAggactttcattattatttaatgaaaagtttaatgaaatga